In the genome of Hymenobacter cellulosivorans, one region contains:
- a CDS encoding DUF421 domain-containing protein, with protein sequence MKPEEIHLTDYMRILLGQVPWSFLLEVAIRAIFLYALIVVSMRLMGKRMSSQLSRHELAAISSIAAAIGVPIQAPDRGLLPALLIAAVIIAVQRLVFWESYRNRKFETVTQGQVSAMVEDGCLQYDAMRESVLSQERVFAELRQKGYDNLGKVRRMYMEASGAFTIVPQSPPRPGLTLIPSWDEDFLRDQHKAPDTYACCHCGNVQHSHQQQPGTCSNCQHQEWSPAVVAA encoded by the coding sequence GGGGCAGGTGCCCTGGAGCTTTTTGCTGGAAGTAGCCATTCGCGCCATCTTTCTCTACGCCCTGATTGTGGTGTCGATGCGCCTGATGGGCAAGCGGATGTCGTCGCAGCTGAGCCGGCACGAGTTGGCCGCCATTTCGTCCATTGCCGCCGCCATCGGGGTTCCCATTCAGGCCCCCGACCGGGGTCTGCTGCCGGCCTTGCTTATTGCGGCAGTTATTATAGCCGTGCAGCGCCTGGTTTTCTGGGAGTCGTATCGGAACAGAAAATTCGAGACGGTCACTCAAGGCCAGGTATCGGCGATGGTCGAGGATGGCTGCCTGCAGTACGATGCCATGCGGGAATCGGTCTTGTCGCAGGAGCGGGTGTTTGCCGAACTGCGCCAGAAGGGCTACGACAACCTGGGCAAGGTCCGGCGCATGTACATGGAAGCTAGCGGGGCCTTCACCATTGTACCCCAGAGCCCGCCCCGCCCCGGCCTGACGCTGATTCCGAGCTGGGACGAAGACTTTCTGCGCGACCAGCACAAAGCCCCCGACACCTACGCCTGCTGTCACTGCGGCAACGTACAGCATTCGCACCAACAGCAGCCCGGGACTTGCTCCAACTGCCAGCACCAGGAATGGTCGCCGGCGGTAGTAGCCGCGTAG
- a CDS encoding alpha-amylase family glycosyl hydrolase, with product MPVSAISPTPTLQAGMGALPHALGTTFRVWAPNADAVSVVGPFNDWDSTAHPLAHEADGYWAADIADLGPGTEYKFWLRSGDAELTRNDPYAREVTHSAGNSVVPTHEFDWEDDKFQMPAWNELVIYELHVGTFHAPDPARPGTFLDVVEKLDYLRELGINAIEIMPPTEFPGGRSWGYNPAHPFALETDYGGPLAFKELVKQAHRHGIAVILDVVYNHFGPGDLDLWQFDGWHENEGGGIYFYNDWRAETPWGHNRPDYGRPEVRRYIRDNALMWLEDYRVDGLRCDSISHIRNVDGSNDPTRDLPEGWSLMKWINEEIQAKMPWKITIAEDLQGNPYITRATTDEGQGFSAQWDAAFVNILREALTTPHDADRNLTAVAEIIGHTYNGDAFQRIAYTESHDEVANGKSRVTEEIMPGDAHSWFPKKRATLGAALVFTAPGIPMMFQGQEMLADGYFSDDQPLEWQHADQHAGLVHLYRDLIRLRRNLDGQTRGLLGQHTAITHLNDADKILAFRRWDQGGPGDETIILANFADQTHPAYTIGLPAGGQWRVRFNSDWEGYDEEFGNFESVDSEATEGEYDGLPFQASFGLAPYSVLIISQEAF from the coding sequence ATGCCTGTTTCTGCCATATCCCCCACTCCCACGCTGCAAGCCGGCATGGGTGCTTTGCCGCATGCCCTGGGTACCACCTTCCGCGTGTGGGCCCCCAATGCCGACGCCGTTTCCGTCGTCGGTCCTTTTAACGACTGGGACTCCACTGCCCATCCCCTCGCCCACGAAGCCGACGGCTACTGGGCCGCCGACATAGCCGACCTTGGGCCCGGTACCGAGTACAAGTTCTGGCTGCGAAGCGGCGACGCCGAGCTGACCCGCAACGACCCCTACGCCCGCGAAGTGACTCACTCGGCCGGCAACTCGGTGGTGCCCACCCACGAGTTCGACTGGGAAGACGACAAGTTTCAGATGCCAGCCTGGAATGAGCTGGTTATCTACGAGCTGCACGTGGGCACCTTCCACGCCCCCGACCCTGCCCGCCCCGGTACCTTTCTCGACGTGGTTGAGAAACTGGATTACCTGCGCGAGCTGGGCATCAACGCTATTGAGATTATGCCGCCCACCGAGTTTCCCGGGGGCCGGAGCTGGGGCTATAACCCGGCGCACCCGTTTGCGTTGGAAACCGACTACGGCGGGCCGTTGGCGTTCAAGGAGTTGGTAAAGCAAGCCCACCGCCACGGCATTGCCGTGATTCTGGACGTGGTCTACAACCATTTTGGGCCCGGCGACCTGGATTTGTGGCAGTTCGACGGCTGGCATGAAAACGAGGGCGGCGGCATCTACTTCTACAACGACTGGCGGGCCGAAACGCCCTGGGGCCACAACCGCCCCGACTACGGCCGGCCCGAAGTGCGCCGCTACATCCGCGACAATGCCTTGATGTGGCTCGAAGATTACCGCGTGGATGGCCTGCGCTGCGACTCTATTTCTCACATCCGCAACGTGGACGGCTCCAACGACCCCACCCGCGACCTGCCCGAGGGCTGGAGCCTGATGAAGTGGATCAATGAGGAGATTCAGGCCAAAATGCCCTGGAAAATCACCATTGCCGAGGATTTGCAGGGCAACCCCTATATCACCCGGGCCACTACCGACGAGGGTCAGGGCTTTTCAGCCCAGTGGGATGCCGCCTTTGTCAACATCCTGCGCGAGGCCCTGACCACGCCCCACGACGCGGACCGCAACCTGACGGCCGTAGCCGAAATTATCGGCCATACCTACAACGGTGACGCCTTTCAGCGCATTGCCTACACCGAGTCGCACGATGAGGTGGCCAACGGCAAGTCGCGGGTAACGGAGGAAATCATGCCCGGTGATGCCCACAGCTGGTTCCCGAAGAAGCGCGCCACGCTCGGAGCGGCCCTGGTGTTTACCGCGCCCGGCATCCCGATGATGTTTCAGGGGCAGGAAATGCTGGCCGACGGCTACTTTTCCGACGACCAGCCCCTGGAGTGGCAGCATGCCGACCAGCACGCCGGCCTGGTGCACTTGTACCGGGACCTGATCCGGCTGCGGCGCAACCTCGACGGCCAAACCCGCGGCCTGCTGGGCCAGCACACCGCCATAACCCACCTCAACGACGCGGACAAAATCCTGGCGTTCCGCCGCTGGGACCAGGGCGGGCCCGGCGACGAAACCATCATCCTGGCCAACTTCGCCGACCAGACTCACCCGGCCTATACCATTGGTTTGCCGGCCGGGGGCCAGTGGCGGGTGCGCTTCAACAGCGACTGGGAAGGCTACGATGAGGAGTTCGGCAACTTCGAAAGCGTGGACTCCGAGGCTACGGAAGGCGAATACGACGGGCTGCCCTTCCAAGCGAGCTTCGGGTTGGCGCCGTATTCGGTGCTGATTATTTCGCAGGAGGCTTTTTAA
- a CDS encoding glycosyltransferase, giving the protein MQVPLPTPEAISPDALLVEVAWEVCNQVGGIYTVIRSKVPATVLGWEDRYCLLGPYFASQAQSEFEPLEDYAFEKLPADDPFAAAVRQMRAQGYEVHYGHWLVTGKPRVVLINPYQAYDRLGQIKADLWNHHGIPTPDNDDLLHQVEAFGNQAKHFLKLLAEAVVPPKRVIAHFHEWMTGVAIPDLRREQVPLHIVFTTHATLLGRYLAMNDPNFYDHLMQVNWAAEAVHFNIETAVRIERAAAHGSHVFTTVSELTVRECIYLLDRIPDAVLPNGLNIERFVALHEFQNLHQLYKSKIHEFVMAHFFQSYSFDLDNTLYLFTSGRYEYHNKGFDLTLEALARLNYRIQQSGLEGQVVMFFITKRPFHSINPQVLQSRAILEEVHETCEAIERQVGERLFYAAAASTDHRLPDLSSMVDDYWKLRYRRTLQSWKTTNLPPVITHNLVDDAGDDILNFLRRANLVNNQHDRVKIVYHPDFVSPTSPLFGMEYGQFVRGCHLGIFPSYYEPWGYTPLECVARGVPAITSDLSGFGDYVMETVPDHEAKGIYVVKRQEKSFDESAEELTDMLWNFVQLNRRERIMQRNNVESSAELYDWKNLRVHYDRAYTLALERQ; this is encoded by the coding sequence ATGCAAGTCCCGCTCCCCACCCCCGAAGCCATTTCGCCCGACGCTCTGCTCGTGGAAGTTGCCTGGGAAGTCTGTAATCAGGTCGGTGGCATCTACACCGTGATTCGCTCGAAAGTGCCGGCGACGGTGCTCGGTTGGGAGGACCGGTACTGCCTGCTCGGCCCTTACTTCGCCAGCCAGGCCCAGAGCGAGTTTGAGCCCCTGGAAGATTACGCTTTCGAAAAATTGCCCGCCGACGACCCATTTGCCGCGGCCGTGCGCCAGATGCGCGCCCAGGGCTACGAGGTGCACTACGGCCACTGGCTCGTAACCGGCAAACCCCGCGTGGTGCTCATCAACCCCTACCAGGCCTACGACCGGCTCGGTCAGATCAAGGCTGACCTGTGGAACCACCATGGCATTCCGACGCCCGATAACGACGATTTACTCCACCAGGTCGAAGCTTTCGGCAACCAGGCCAAGCACTTTCTAAAACTGCTGGCGGAAGCCGTAGTGCCGCCCAAGCGCGTCATTGCCCACTTCCACGAGTGGATGACCGGCGTGGCCATTCCCGATCTGCGGCGCGAGCAGGTGCCGCTGCACATCGTCTTTACCACGCACGCCACGCTGCTGGGCCGCTACCTGGCCATGAACGACCCCAACTTCTACGACCACCTGATGCAGGTGAACTGGGCCGCGGAAGCCGTGCATTTCAACATCGAAACCGCCGTGCGCATCGAGCGGGCCGCCGCCCACGGGTCCCACGTCTTCACGACCGTCAGTGAGCTGACTGTGCGCGAGTGCATCTACCTGCTCGACCGGATTCCGGACGCGGTGCTGCCCAATGGCCTCAATATTGAGCGGTTTGTAGCCCTGCACGAGTTTCAGAACCTGCACCAGCTCTACAAGTCCAAGATTCACGAGTTCGTGATGGCGCATTTTTTCCAGAGCTACTCGTTTGATCTGGACAACACGCTCTACCTCTTCACCTCGGGCCGCTACGAGTACCACAACAAGGGTTTTGATTTGACCCTGGAAGCCCTGGCCCGGCTCAACTACCGTATCCAGCAAAGCGGACTGGAAGGCCAGGTGGTTATGTTCTTCATTACCAAAAGGCCCTTCCATAGCATCAACCCGCAGGTGCTGCAAAGCCGGGCCATCCTGGAAGAAGTACACGAAACCTGCGAAGCCATTGAGCGGCAGGTGGGCGAGCGGCTCTTCTACGCCGCCGCCGCCAGCACCGACCACCGCCTGCCCGATTTGAGTAGCATGGTCGACGACTACTGGAAGCTGCGCTACCGCCGCACCCTGCAAAGCTGGAAAACCACCAACTTGCCCCCGGTTATCACCCACAATCTCGTGGACGATGCGGGCGACGACATCCTGAACTTTCTGCGTCGGGCCAACTTGGTCAACAACCAGCACGACCGGGTTAAAATCGTGTACCACCCCGATTTCGTGTCGCCCACCTCACCCCTGTTTGGCATGGAGTACGGGCAGTTTGTGCGCGGCTGCCACCTGGGTATTTTCCCCAGCTACTATGAACCCTGGGGCTACACCCCGCTTGAGTGCGTGGCCCGCGGCGTACCAGCCATTACTTCCGACTTGTCGGGCTTCGGCGACTACGTCATGGAAACCGTGCCCGACCACGAGGCCAAGGGCATCTATGTGGTGAAGCGGCAGGAGAAAAGTTTCGACGAATCGGCTGAGGAGCTGACCGACATGCTCTGGAACTTCGTGCAGCTCAACCGCCGGGAACGAATCATGCAGCGCAACAACGTGGAAAGCTCCGCTGAGCTCTACGACTGGAAAAACCTGCGCGTGCACTATGACCGCGCCTACACGCTGGCCCTGGAAAGACAGTAA
- a CDS encoding DUF4198 domain-containing protein, producing the protein MFTFSLYPVLGRLRITALLFLVGATTTLAREFWLLPPHFFVVPGTRINLHVFVGDNFIGSRWPGKSSRLTSFVHYAPTDTVDLTKTATEQDTLSTSVEVIQLGVHLLAFSTNSAFTELDAEQFNAYLKENGLERVSYLRQQRGETTKPGRELYRRCAKSLVQVGPAGLDTSRVHRWVTGQPLEIIPEQNPYALRPGASLTCLVLYKGQPLPATLVQVWQRTGGQSQVIKLYTNKNGRVLFRLNSPGNYMVSSVYMETATDRKAADWQSTWATLTFGMAGRNTK; encoded by the coding sequence ATGTTTACCTTTTCCCTTTACCCAGTGCTGGGCCGTCTGCGAATTACCGCGCTGCTTTTTCTGGTAGGTGCTACCACCACCCTGGCCCGTGAATTCTGGCTGCTACCGCCACATTTTTTTGTGGTGCCCGGCACCCGAATTAATCTGCATGTATTTGTGGGAGACAATTTTATTGGCAGCCGCTGGCCTGGTAAATCCAGCCGGCTTACCAGCTTCGTGCACTACGCTCCCACCGATACAGTGGACCTGACCAAAACTGCCACCGAGCAAGACACACTCAGCACCTCGGTCGAAGTCATTCAGTTGGGCGTGCACCTGCTGGCTTTCAGTACCAACAGTGCCTTCACCGAGCTCGACGCGGAGCAGTTTAACGCATACCTGAAAGAGAATGGCTTAGAGCGAGTTAGCTACCTGCGCCAGCAGCGCGGCGAAACCACTAAGCCCGGCCGGGAGCTGTACCGGCGCTGCGCCAAAAGCCTGGTACAGGTGGGCCCGGCCGGCCTCGACACTAGCCGCGTGCATCGCTGGGTAACGGGCCAGCCTCTGGAAATTATTCCCGAGCAAAACCCTTATGCCCTCAGGCCTGGTGCCTCCCTGACCTGCCTGGTGCTGTACAAGGGTCAGCCCCTGCCCGCCACGCTGGTGCAGGTGTGGCAGCGCACCGGTGGCCAATCCCAAGTAATTAAATTGTACACCAACAAAAACGGCCGCGTGCTGTTTCGCCTTAACAGCCCAGGCAACTACATGGTTAGTTCTGTGTACATGGAAACAGCCACCGACCGGAAAGCGGCCGACTGGCAAAGTACCTGGGCCACGCTGACGTTTGGAATGGCCGGACGGAACACTAAATAA
- a CDS encoding STAS domain-containing protein, which yields MKYSIDKKETYTIITIDEKKLDTTVAPDLKSEFVKLNAEGINNLILDLSNVKYTDSSGLSSILIANRLCNSTGGLLVLTGLQDHVMKLITISKLESVLHILPTVEEGIDRIFLHAIERDLTSKE from the coding sequence ATGAAGTACTCGATTGATAAAAAGGAAACTTACACGATTATCACCATTGACGAGAAGAAGCTCGACACTACCGTAGCTCCCGACCTGAAATCGGAATTCGTGAAGCTGAATGCTGAAGGCATCAACAACCTGATTCTGGACTTGAGCAACGTGAAGTACACGGACTCGTCGGGCCTCAGCTCTATCCTTATTGCCAACCGCCTGTGCAACTCGACCGGCGGCCTGCTCGTGCTCACCGGCCTGCAGGACCACGTTATGAAGCTCATCACCATCTCCAAGCTGGAGTCGGTACTGCACATTCTGCCCACCGTGGAAGAAGGCATTGACCGCATCTTCCTGCACGCCATCGAGCGCGACCTGACCAGCAAAGAATAG
- a CDS encoding ribonuclease Z has protein sequence MEFELKILGSASATPFLNRHHTAQVLTVGNQSYLIDCGEGTQRRLVEYKVRHQRLRTIFISHLHGDHFFGLFGLLSTMHLQGRTEPVQLFGPAGLDEILTTQFRYSHTQLSFDLQFTAVEPDQHALVYEDRHLTVHTLPMRHRIPCCGYLFREKPKRRHLDKGRLPEGLTAAQLSRLAQGEDLHDEAGTLLISNDAVTTAPNHSRSYAYCSDTLYTESTADLVRGVDLLYHEATFLEEMRDRAATTHHSTARQAALLAKKAQVRQLLIGHFSSRYRDLEPLLREAEAVFEPVELATEGKTVSIPE, from the coding sequence TTGGAGTTTGAGTTGAAAATCCTGGGTAGTGCCTCGGCCACACCCTTTCTGAATCGGCACCACACGGCCCAGGTGCTCACGGTGGGCAACCAGTCCTACCTGATTGATTGTGGGGAAGGCACCCAGCGCCGCCTGGTGGAGTATAAAGTGCGGCACCAGCGCCTGCGCACCATTTTTATTTCCCACCTGCACGGCGACCATTTCTTCGGGCTGTTCGGGCTGCTTTCTACCATGCACCTGCAGGGCCGCACCGAGCCGGTACAGCTCTTTGGCCCCGCCGGCCTGGATGAGATTCTGACCACTCAGTTTCGCTACTCCCATACCCAGCTCTCGTTCGACCTGCAGTTTACCGCCGTCGAGCCCGACCAACACGCCCTGGTGTATGAGGACCGCCACCTGACGGTGCACACGCTGCCCATGCGCCACCGAATTCCGTGCTGCGGCTACCTGTTCCGGGAAAAGCCCAAGCGCCGCCACCTCGATAAAGGCCGCCTGCCCGAAGGCCTGACGGCCGCCCAGCTCAGCCGGCTGGCCCAGGGCGAAGACCTACACGATGAAGCCGGCACTCTGCTGATCAGTAACGACGCTGTAACGACGGCGCCCAATCATTCGCGCAGCTACGCCTACTGCTCCGATACGCTCTACACCGAAAGCACTGCTGACCTGGTGCGCGGCGTCGATCTGCTGTATCACGAGGCCACCTTTTTGGAAGAAATGCGTGACCGGGCTGCTACCACCCACCACTCCACGGCCCGGCAGGCCGCTTTGCTGGCCAAGAAAGCCCAGGTACGCCAGTTGCTTATCGGCCACTTCTCGTCGCGCTACCGCGACCTAGAACCCTTGCTGCGCGAAGCCGAAGCCGTTTTTGAGCCCGTCGAGCTGGCCACCGAAGGCAAAACGGTCAGCATTCCGGAGTAA